The genomic segment TCCGCTCCTGCTCATAACGCACCAGCCCCGGCGGCCCGCCGGGGATTTTTTTCACGTGCTTCTTGCGGGTGTAGACCACCGCCACCTGGCTGCTGTGGCGCGCCGGGGAGAACCAGGCCGCCAGCAGGGCGGCCTCGCGCAGCAAGGACTCGCCGGGCTCTGAAGCCGAACGGATCACGACGTGGCAACCGGGGCCATCGCGCGTGTGTAGCCACCAATCGCTGGGCCGCGCCTCCTTGAAGGTGACCAGATCATTCTGGCGGCTGTTCCTGCCCACCAGCAGCCGCGCGCCGGAAGGATGTTCAAGCGTGAGGGGCTGTGGCGGCCGTCGCCCGGCCGGATTCGCCGGCGCGGCCTTGCCGTTCGAGCTGGCCAGCTCGGCCGCCAGTTCTTCCAGATCGCGCAGCTCACCAGCCCAATCCAACGACGCCGCCAGCTGCTCCAGATAGCGCTGTTCGAGCGCTCCCGCTTCCTGCAACGTCAGGCTCACGCGAGCCGCATTGCGGAGCTTCTGGTAGCGCTTGAAATAGGCCTGTACGTTGCGCGTCGGACTGAGGTCGGGCGCCAGCGCGATCTCGAGGGGGGGCGCTCCTTCGCGAAAGTAATCACTCACCGTCACGACCTTCTGCCCGACCTGCAACAGGTGCATGTGGGCCGTGAGCAGATCGCCCAGTTCGCGCACGCGCTCCGCTTCGCTGGCCTGCGCGATCGCGGCTTGCCAGGTGGCCATCCGTTCGGCCTGACGCGTCAGCCGCGCATCGACCTCCTGACGCAAGCGCCGCTGCAGCGTCAGGAAGCGCGTCGCCTGCTCATGGCCACCGAAATAATCGTCGAGCACGGCCGAGGCGGAGGCGGCGCCAACAGGGGCCGTGTCGCCCAGCCACCACATCGAAAAATCCAGTGCCTCCCCGTCGA from the Candidatus Sericytochromatia bacterium genome contains:
- a CDS encoding NFACT family protein, which encodes MQHVDGLALAAVVSELRALGEPRIDKVGQPSHGELYLNLRAAGQNHRLYISVQNQFARLHLTRRPLTNLAVPTGFTMQLRKHLEGARLVRVEQVDLERVAVLVVAGRDELGDPYERRLVIELIGKYANLFLVDGGTEKILGCLRPVTEAMCGVRQLAGGLPYDPPPLPSGKCALGALGEADLARILAQPGRLADALSRAIAGFGRSTAQQLLLTAGWDPAIEVSAVSLELLRGVLQRAASSLSRGWFGPRRLDGEALDFSMWWLGDTAPVGAASASAVLDDYFGGHEQATRFLTLQRRLRQEVDARLTRQAERMATWQAAIAQASEAERVRELGDLLTAHMHLLQVGQKVVTVSDYFREGAPPLEIALAPDLSPTRNVQAYFKRYQKLRNAARVSLTLQEAGALEQRYLEQLAASLDWAGELRDLEELAAELASSNGKAAPANPAGRRPPQPLTLEHPSGARLLVGRNSRQNDLVTFKEARPSDWWLHTRDGPGCHVVIRSASEPGESLLREAALLAAWFSPARHSSQVAVVYTRKKHVKKIPGGPPGLVRYEQERTLFVTPDAERVGTLLALAR